Proteins encoded together in one Lathyrus oleraceus cultivar Zhongwan6 chromosome 5, CAAS_Psat_ZW6_1.0, whole genome shotgun sequence window:
- the LOC127083880 gene encoding xylulose kinase 2, whose protein sequence is MAEFSLPNGSYFLGFDSSTQSLKATVLDSNLNIIASELIHFDSDLPHYKTKDGVYRDQSINGRIVSPTLMWVEALDLIFQKLSKSNLDFSKISAVSGSGQQHGSVYWKIGSSKILSSLDHKKPLLEQLENAFSIKESPIWMDCSTTVECRAIEKACGGALELAKVTGSRAYERFTGPQIKKIFDHQPEVYNNTERISLVSSFMASLFVGAYAAIDHSDGGGMNLMDIKEKAWSKVALEATAPGLESKLGNLAPAYAVAGNIASYFVERYHFNKDCLVVQWSGDNPNSVAGLTLNIPGDLAISLGTSDTVFMITKDPNPGLEGHVFPSPVDAEGYMVMLVYKNGSLTREDVRNHYAENSWDTFNKFLQQTQPLNGGKLGFYYKEHEILPPLPVGYHRYVIENFSGALDGMKEQEVKEFDPPSEVRGLIEGQFLSMRAHAERFGMPSPPKRIIATGGASANQCILSSIATIFGSDVYTVQRPDSASLGAAVRAAHGWLCNKKGGFLPISDMYMDKLEKTSLSCKLSASAGDQELFSKYAAVMKKRTEIENRLVEKLGRV, encoded by the exons ATGGCGGAATTTTCACTTCCCAATGGTTCTTATTTCCTCGGATTTGACAGTTCAACTCA ATCGTTAAAGGCAACAGTTTTGGATTCAAATCTCAATATCATTGCTTCGGAATTGATTCACTTTGATTCAGATTTACCTCATTACAAAACCAAAGATGGTGTTTACAGAGACCAATCTATCAATGGAAGAATCGTTTCGCCCACGTTAATGTGGGTGGAAGCGCTTGATCTCATTTTTCAAAAGCTTTCAAAATCAAATTTGGATTTTTCCAAAATTTCCGCTGTTTCTGGTAGTGGACAACAGCATGGTAGTGTTTATTGGAAAATTGGTAGTTCTAAGATATTGTCATCATTGGATCATAAGAAACCTTTGTTGGAACAGCTTGAAAATGCTTTTTCGATTAAGGAGTCCCCGATTTGGATGGATTGTAGTACCACGGTTGAGTGTAGGGCGATAGAGAAGGCTTGTGGGGGTGCTTTGGAGTTGGCGAAAGTGACAGGTTCGCGCGCTTATGAGAGATTTACTGGACCTCAGATTAAGAAAATATTTGATCATCAGCCTGAGGTTTATAATAACACGGAGAGGATCTCGCTTGTTAGCTCCTTCATGGCGTCGCTTTTTGTTGGTGCTTATGCTGCTATTGATCATTCTGATGGCGGAGGCATGAATTTAATGGATATCAAAGAAAAGGCTTGGTCTAAAGTTGCACTTGAG GCAACTGCCCCTGGCTTGGAGTCAAAACTTGGAAATTTGGCTCCTGCATATGCTGTTGCTGGAAATATTGCTTCATATTTTGTAGAGAG ATATCACTTTAACAAGGATTGCCTCGTCGTTCAATGGTCAGGAGATAACCCCAACAGTGTGGCAG GTCTGACACTGAATATTCCAGGAGATCTCGCCATCAGCCTCGGCACTAGTGATACT GTATTTATGATCACTAAAGATCCTAATCCAGGGTTAGAGGGGCATGTCTTCCCTAGTCCTGTTGATGCAGAAGGTTACATGGTAATGTTAGTCTACAAAAATGGATCCCTTACCCGAGAAG ATGTGCGTAACCATTACGCGGAAAATTCTTGGGATACTTTCAATAAATTTCTGCAGCAGACACAACCTTTGAATG GTGGGAAGTTAGGTTTTTACtacaaggagcatgaaattctACCTCCTCTTCCTG TTGGTTACCACCGCTATGTTATAGAAAATTTCTCAGGCGCATTGGATGGAATGAAGGAGCAGGAAGTGAAGGAGTTTGATCCTCCATCTGAG GTACGAGGATTAATTGAGGGTCAATTTCTCTCAATGCGCGCTCATGCTGAAAGATTCGGTATGCCTTCTCCACCAAAGCGAATTATAGCCACTGGTGGAGCATCGGCCAATCAGTGCATCCTCAGCTCAATAGCTACAATTTTTGGCAGTGATGTTTATACAGTTCAAAGACCTG ATTCAGCTTCTCTTGGAGCTGCAGTGAGAGCTGCTCATGGCTGGCTTTGCAATAAGAAGGGTGGTTTCTTACCGATATCAGATATGTACATGGATAAATTGGAGAAAACATCTTTAAGCTGCAAGCTTTCAGCTAGTGCTGGTGATCAGGAGTTGTTTTCCAAGTATGCTGCTGTAATGAAAAAGAGAACCGAGATAGAGAATCGTCTGGTTGAAAAGCTTGGACGCGTTTGA
- the LOC127083879 gene encoding tubulin alpha-1 chain, with amino-acid sequence MRECISIHIGQAGIQVGNACWELYCLEHGIQPDGQMPGDKTVGGGDDAFNTFFSETGAGKHVPRAVFVDLEPTVIDEVRTGAYRQLFHPEQLISGKEDAANNFARGHYTIGKEIVDLCLDRIRKLADNCTGLQGFLVFNAVGGGTGSGLGSLLLERLSVDYGKKSKLGFTVYPSPQVSTSVVEPYNSVLSTHSLLEHTDVAVLLDNEAIYDICRRSLDIERPTYTNLNRLVSQVISSLTASLRFDGALNVDVTEFQTNLVPYPRIHFMLSSYAPVISAEKAYHEQLSVAEITNSAFEPSSMMAKCDPRHGKYMACCLMYRGDVVPKDVNAAVATIKTKRTIQFVDWCPTGFKCGINYQPPTVVPGGDLAKVQRAVCMISNSTSVAEVFSRIDHKFDLMYAKRAFVHWYVGEGMEEGEFSEAREDLAALEKDYEEVGAESGDGDDDGLGEEEY; translated from the exons ATGAGGGAGTGCATTTCGATTCACATCGGTCAAGCCGGTATCCAGGTCGGAAACGCCTGCTGGGAGCTTTACTGCCTCGAACATGGCATTCAG CCTGATGGCCAGATGCCCGGGGATAAAACTGTTGGAGGAGGAGATGACGCCTTCAATACGTTTTTCAGCGAAACCGGTGCCGGAAAGCATGTTCCACGCGCCGTCTTTGTCGATCTTGAACCTACCGTCATCGATGAGGTTAGGACCGGTGCTTACCGCCAGCTTTTTCACCCTGAGCAACTCATCAGCGGTAAAGAGGATGCAGCTAACAATTTCGCCCGTGGTCATTACACCA TTGGGAAGGAGATTGTTGATCTGTGCCTTGACAGGATCAGGAAGCTAGCTGATAACTGCACAGGTCTTCAAGGTTTTCTTGTGTTCAATGCTGTGGGTGGTGGAACCGGATCTGGTTTGGGTTCTCTTCTGTTGGAGCGTCTTTCTGTTGATTACGGGAAAAAATCCAAGTTGGGTTTCACCGTTTATCCATCTCCTCAGGTTTCAACCTCTGTTGTTGAACCTTACAACAGTGTTCTTTCAACCCATTCCCTCCTTGAACACACAGATGTTGCTGTCCTTCTCGACAATGAAGCCATCTATGATATATGCAGACGTTCTCTTGATATTGAGCGTCCCACTTACACCAACCTCAATCGCCTTGTCTCTCAG GTGATTTCATCCCTCACTGCCTCTTTGAGGTTTGATGGTGCCCTTAATGTTGATGTTACAGAGTTTCAAACCAACTTGGTTCCTTACCCTAGGATCCACTTCATGCTTTCCTCATATGCACCTGTTATCTCTGCTGAGAAAGCTTATCATGAGCAGCTCTCTGTTGCTGAGATCACCAACAGTGCTTTTGAACCTTCTTCCATGATGGCGAAGTGCGACCCTCGTCACGGGAAATACATGGCTTGTTGTTTGATGTACCGTGGTGATGTTGTGCCTAAAGACGTGAATGCTGCTGTTGCAACCATCAAGACCAAGAGGACCATTCAGTTTGTTGATTGGTGTCCAACTGGGTTCAAGTGTGGTATCAATTATCAGCCTCCAACTGTTGTTCCTGGTGGTGATCTTGCCAAGGTGCAGAGGGCTGTGTGTATGATCTCTAATTCTACCAGTGTTGCTGAGGTGTTTTCGAGGATTGATCATAAGTTTGATCTTATGTATGCCAAGCGTGCTTTCGTGCATTGGTATGTTGGTGAGGGTATGGAGGAAGGAGAATTCTCTGAGGCTCGTGAGGATCTTGCTGCACTTGAGAAGGATTATGAAGAGGTTGGTGCTGAGTCTGGTGATGGAGATGATGATGGTTTAGGTGAGGAAGAGTACTAG